Proteins encoded in a region of the Saccharomyces eubayanus strain FM1318 chromosome V, whole genome shotgun sequence genome:
- the SOM1 gene encoding Som1p — MAPPTTIRGRDQALAPLATPDSHTHCHLKELVQWECQFKGADYICSPFKRLFEHCTAPGKAATNYEVTDTYTNS; from the coding sequence ATGGCGCCACCAACCACAATTCGCGGCAGAGACCAGGCGCTGGCTCCACTGGCCACACCCGACTCCCACACTCACTGCCACCTGAAAGAGCTCGTGCAGTGGGAGTGCCAGTTCAAGGGAGCAGACTACATCTGCTCGCCCTTCAAACGGCTCTTTGAGCATTGCACGGCACCCGGTAAAGCGGCCACCAACTACGAGGTCACCGA